In Falco naumanni isolate bFalNau1 chromosome 5, bFalNau1.pat, whole genome shotgun sequence, the following are encoded in one genomic region:
- the SMCO3 gene encoding single-pass membrane and coiled-coil domain-containing protein 3 → MALSDLLYPDNPKRRQELIHLHQELLDCMSTNFHATNELAGVLNEHLGCTITLIQMKESSTVKENCDIIIQAMSEIQHQVQKIDSDMKEKLEPVLYQKLYDIKEPELEKIAIAHKVFSVILGEATSTAGMVAIKLLGSNFITLTVSKLVSLLAQIGASVLGGISITILGLGIEMILHAILGAVERNQLLTAVRSYEEHLAEFKTASEKYQRAINEVTSLVRQQVQ, encoded by the coding sequence ATGGCACTGAGTGACCTCCTTTACCCAGATAACCCCAAAAGAAGGCAAGAATTGATCCATCTGCACCAGGAATTGCTCGACTGCATGTCCACAAATTTCCATGCAACAAATGAGCTAGCTGGAGTGCTGAATGAACACCTGGGCTGTACAATTACCCTCATTCAGATGAAAGAGAGCAGCACTGTCAAGGAAAACTGTGACATCATCATTCAAGCGATGAGTGAGATTCAGCATCAAGTGCAGAAGATTGATAGTGACATGAAGGAAAAGCTAGAGCCTGTGCTGTACCAAAAGCTGTATGACATCAAAGAGCCTGAGTTGGAGAAAATTGCAATAGCCCATAAAgttttttctgttattcttgGAGAAGCAACTTCAACAGCTGGGATGGTAGCTATCAAACTTCTTGGCTCCAACTTTATAACTCTCACTGTAAGCAAGCTCGTCAGTCTCCTTGCACAGATTGGGGCATCTGTTCTTGGGGGAATCAGCATCACCATTCTTGGGCTCGGCATTGAAATGATCCTTCATGCCATCCTGGGAGCCGTGGAGAGGAATCAGCTTCTCACAGCTGTGAGAAGCTATGAGGAGCACCTGGCTGAATTTAAAACAGCCTCAGAAAAGTACCAGCGTGCCATAAATGAAGTGACTTCTTTGGTGAGACAGCAGGTTCAGTGA
- the ART4 gene encoding LOW QUALITY PROTEIN: ecto-ADP-ribosyltransferase 4 (The sequence of the model RefSeq protein was modified relative to this genomic sequence to represent the inferred CDS: inserted 3 bases in 2 codons; substituted 5 bases at 5 genomic stop codons) — translation MFFTVSWVNSRMPVLLASLLLLIPSQMLIKGAVSHLMTDLALHSFDXXYLGCRDQVMEELDXENYFXKETAANKDYLSLWKKAQEALLKSPVGLLREMHESHAMAYTMNSSLHSQLNWATSIAGSSPEHYRHKFSFKYFHLNLTTAIQIMKQWQSNKESMVKHKRXXVHGGVKDLYIEARVGSRVQFVHFTSTSHLWNEAQKSGKETSFTVTTCLGAAAQGFSYYTSEKEVLIPLYEILLLKXQTQHGDWLHLQSVGNYSKYHCQLMEGSRSKNSYSTALTSATLPSVVGVFMCLACDD, via the exons atgttttttacagtGTCTTGGGTGAACTCTAGgatgccagtgctgctggccagcCTTCTCTTGCTGATCCCCTCACAAATGCTGATAAAAGGG GCTGTGTCCCACCTCATGACGGATCTGGCTCTGCATTCCTTTGATTAGTAGTATCTGGGGTGTAGAGATCAGGTGATGGAAGAACTGGA TGAGAACTATTTCTGAAAGGAGACAGCTGCTAACAAGGACTATTTGAGTCTCTGGAAGAAGGCTCAAGAGGCTTTGTTAAAGAGCCCTGTAGGTCTCCTGAGGGAGATGCACGAGAGCCATGCCATGGCTTACACCATGAATTCTTCCTTGCACTCTCAGCTGAACTGGGCCACATCTATAGCAGGAAGCTCTCCAGAGCACTACAGACACAAGTtcagtttcaaatattttcacttgAACCTAACGACTGCTATTCAGATAATGAAGCAATGGCAGAGCAACAAGGAGAGCATGGTGAAACATAAGCGCTAATAAGTGCACGGGGGTGTAAAAGATTTATATATTGAGGCCAGGGTAGGCAGCAGGGTGCAATTTGTCCATTTCACCTCCACCTCCCACCTCTGGAATGAAGCCCAGAAGTCTGGGAAAGAAACTTCGTTCACAGTGACAACttgcctgggagcagctgcacaAGGCTTTTCTTACTACACATCTGAGAAGGAAGTCCTCATTCCCCTGTACGAGATACTCCTTCTCA TTCAGACACAGCATGGTGACTGGCTGCATCTGCAGTCTGTGGGGAACTACAGTAAGTACCACTGCCAGCTCATGGAAG GTTCAAGAAGCAAGAACAGCTACTCCACTGCCCTCACCTCTGCCACTCTTCCCAGTGTAGTTGGAGTTTTCATGTGCTTGGCCTGCGATGACTGA
- the LOC121088827 gene encoding histone H2A produces MSGRGKQGGKARAKAKSRSSRAGLQFPVGRVHRLLRKGNYAERVGAGAPVYLAAVLEYLTAEILELAGNAARDNKKTRIIPRHLQLAIRNDEELNKLLGKVTIAQGGVLPNIQAVLLPKKTDSHKAKSK; encoded by the coding sequence ATGTCCGGCCGCGGGAAGCAGGGCGGGAAGGCGCGGGCCAAGGCCAAGTCGCGCTCGTCGCGGGCCGGGCTGCAGTTCCCCGTGGGCCGCGTGCACCGGCTGCTGCGCAAGGGCAACTACGCGGAGCGGGTGGGCGCCGGCGCCCCGGTGTACCTGGCGGCCGTGCTGGAGTACCTGACGGCCGAGATCCTGGAGCTGGCGGGCAACGCGGCCCGCGACAACAAGAAGACGCGCATCATCCCCCGCCACCTGCAGCTCGCCATCCGCAACGACGAGGAGCTCAACAAGCTGCTGGGCAAGGTGACCATCGCGCAGGGCGGTGTGCTGCCCAACATCCAGGCCGTGCTGCTGCCCAAGAAGACCGACAGCCACAAGGCAAAGAGCAAATAA
- the WBP11 gene encoding WW domain-binding protein 11, with product MGRRSTSSTKSGKFMNPTDQARKEARKRELKKNKKQRMMVRAAVLKMKDPKQIIRDMEKLDEMEFNPVQQPQLNEKVLKDKRKKLRETFERILRLYEKENPDIYKELRKLEVEYEQKRSQLSQYFDAVKNAQHVEVESIPLPDMPHAPSNILIQDIPLPGAQPPSILKKTSAYGPPVRSISVLPPPGLGVPRLPPGRKPPGPPPGPPPPQVLQMYGRKVGFTLEMAPRRREEEISYSSEAGQRGHEDDMSSTSEDEGYPEDMDQDKHDESSDDSDSDRSDADSEGEDFLHRDNDKEREGGEEKKSGHSVRFADMPGKSRKKKKNMKELTPLQAMMLRMAGQEIPEEGREVEEYSEEEEEEEEDSESEETSQQQQQLSEEALAETASSTATSQAQQQQPPPQPVPPTQIQAPPMPGPPPLGPPPAPPLRPPGPPTGLPPGPPPGAPPFLRPPGLPGLRGPLPRLLPPGPPPGRPPGPPPGPPPGLPPGPPPRGPPPRLPPPAPPGIPPPRPGMLRPPLVPPLGPAPPGLFPPAPIPNPGVLSAPPSLIQRPKADDTSAATIEKKATATISAKPQITNPKAEITRFVPTALRVRRENKGASAASQRKQDDEPALPLTKAAPKAGSSAPISVQTKDDVYEAFMKEMEGLL from the exons ATGGGGCGGAGATCTACATCATCCACCAAGAGTGGGAAGTTTATGAATCCCACGGATCAGGCCC GGAAGGAAGCTCGGAAAAGGGAACTAAAGAAG AACAAAAAGCAACGAATGATGGTACGAGCAGCTGTACTGAAGATGAAAGATCCAAAGCAGATTATCAGGGACATGGAGAAATTGGATGAGATGG AGTTTAACCCAGTACAGCAGCCACAACTTAATGAAAAAGTGCTAAAGGATAAACGCAAAAAACTTCGTGAGACTTTTGAGCGTATCTTGCGGCTCTATGAGAAGGAGAATCCTGACATCTATAAAGAACTGCGCAAGCTGGAAGTAGAGTATGAGCAGAAGAGATCACAACTCAGCCAGTATTTTGATGCTGTCAAG aatGCTCAGCATGTTGAAGTGGAAAGTATCCCCTTACCAGATATGCCACATGCTCCCTCCAACATCCTCATACAGGACATTCCCCTTCCAGGGGCCCAGCCACCTTCTATCCTCAAGAAGACATCAGCCTATGG ACCACCAGTTCGGTCTATTTCTGTACTTCCTCCTCCTGGGCTTGGTGTTCCACGTTTACCTCCAGGCAGGAAACCCCCTGGACCTCCACCAGGGCCACCTCCACCTCAAGTCCTACAGATGTATGGCCGTAAAGTGGGTTTCACCTTGGAGATGGCTCCTCGAAGGCGAGAAGAGGAGATTTCTTACAGTTCTGAAGCAG GACAGCGAGGGCATGAAGATGATATGTCCAGTACTAGTGAAGATGAAGGTTATCCTGAGGATATGGATCAAGACAAGCATGATGAGAGTAGTGATGATAGTGACAGCGATAGGTCAGATGCAGACAGTGAAGGCGAGGACTTTCTGCATCGTGATAATGACAAGGAGAGGGAAGGtggtgaagaaaagaaatcag GTCATAGTGTACGGTTTGCAGACATGCCTGGGAAGTCacgaaaaaagaaaaagaacatgaaagaaCTGACTCCACTCCAGGCCATGATGCTACGAATGGCAG GTCAAGAAATTCCAGAAGAAGGGAGAGAAGTGGAGGAATAttcagaagaggaggaggaggaggaagaagactCAGAGTCTGAAGAAAcatcacaacagcagcagcagcttagTGAGGAAGCTCTTGCAGAGACTGCATCATCTACTGCAACTTCCCaggcacaacagcagcaaccGCCTCCACAGCCTGTTCCTCCAACTCAGATACAGGCACCTCCTATGCCTGGGCCACCTCCGCTAGGACCACCTCCGGCCCCTCCACTGAGGCCCCCAGGTCCGCCCACCGGCCTTCCTCCTGGCCCTCCACCAG GAGCCCCTCCGTTTCTGAGACCTCCTGGCTTACCAGGATTGCGTGGGCCTTTACCTCGACTTCTGCCACCAGGCCCTCCACCTGGGCGACCACCTGGCcctcccccaggacccccaccaGGTCTGCCCCCAGGTCCTCCTCCACGTGGTCCTCCTCCTCGTctgccccctcctgccccaccag GTATCCCACCTCCTCGCCCAGGCATGTTACGGCCACCTCTGGTGCCTCCATTAGGACCTGCCCCACCTGGGCTCTTCCCGCCAGCTCCCATTCCAAATCCTGGGGTACTGAGTGCCCCACCCAGCTTGATTCAGCGCCCCAAGGCGGATGACACCAGTGCAGCCACCATTGAGAAGAAGGCTACAGCCACTATCAGTGCCAAGCCGCAGATCACTAACCCCAAGGCAGAGATCACTCGctttgtgcccactgccttgCGAGTGCGCCGGGAGAATAAAGGGGCTTCGGCTGCCTCCCAGAGAAAACAGGATGATGAGCCTGCTCTCCCATTAACCAAAGCTGCCCCTAAGGCTGGATCATCTGCCCCTATCTCTGTACAGACAAAGGATGATGTGTATGAAGCTTTCATGAAGGAAATGGAAGGTCTTCTGTGA